The Phyllopteryx taeniolatus isolate TA_2022b chromosome 4, UOR_Ptae_1.2, whole genome shotgun sequence genome includes the window TTATTTAGGGTGTTGATCTCCATAATCACACTTGTTTCACAAATACACAGCACCTGCTATGCTTAAATCCATCAAGCATTCAGGTTTTTCCAGCTGGGAGCTAGGAAATATGCCTTAAAGTGATGTTATGGTCAAAATACTCACttgcataataataattctgcacatGGTGTAGACCGCTATAGGAATGTGTTTGTATTCTTCCCATTCCATTGCCATTGTAACACACAAGGGACCGGTCCCTAGTCAACCAATCAACAGGGTGCTGTGCATCTGACAGACAGAAACACTGCTGTTCATAGTACAAGTTCTCCTTTGCAACTACCACTGATCCTACCTTGTGAATTCACACACTTACCTGGCATATTTAGGACTTGTTAAATCCCCGCCAACTGGTTTTCGGAACGTGATCTTGAAATTGCCAAGCTCTTCGGTGGCGCCCGTGATGGAGGCGAGGCGTTTTTTCTCCTCCACGTGAGCCTCCAGTGAACCTTGGGAATCTGCTGCAGCGTAGAACATCAGGGAGATGACTGGCGCCTTGGGCGCAGAGCGCTGATGGGTAAAAAAGCAAAGAGACAACGATCAGTTTGTCCGTAGCGATTGCTATGGAAACACTGTAACACATATAAGGTTTCTATTCACGTGTTGCTTTGCAGTGACCCTCCAGGTCCAGTCTCCACCGTGATCTCCTCCCACCCTCTTGACAAACTCAGTCGTCAGTATGAAATTGTTATCTCGGATCTCCTGGACGCCGAAGGTGAGCCCGTCATGCATCAGCCAGCCGTAACCTTGCAAGCGATCTCCCTGCTCGCAGGTGTGCCTCAGGTTCACATCCATGTCGGAAAACTGACTCATCCACATCATACCTGATGGTGCAGACAGAGGAGCATAGATTAATATACATATTCATATTAAAGTTCCAAAAAATATAACTCAACTCGGGTTTGGCAGTATCAATGCGTGACAATTGCTACAAGGGCAAAATGGAGATGCAATATACCATCTGTACTCCGTACTACCAGTACTAAAAAAGTATTACGGTACATCACCGGCAAAAACGATACCATGTTTTTGTAGTacctgtaatttttttaatgcagtaacAGCACACTCCAGCTCGGTGTCTAAAGTGGGCGGCGTCTTTTCCGGTGTGTGGATTTATTTTGCCTACATGACTGACTGCCAGAGCAAGGCAAAAGCATCTTATAAAGCAGCTGGAATGAAACTTAAATGAAAGTTAACAAACAACGCATAAAGCTCACTCATCTTCTGTAATCCTCCCACCTCCCTTCCCTGCCCTCTTGTATTATCTTATGTTATGTGACTGTCACGCATAAAGTTTTAagtagtttgttttattttagttttatgacTAATAATGACGGAATTTACGACTGTATTAGCAGAACTGTGGCcaaaatgaacctaaaatgacTTCTTGGCTATTTTATAAACGAGTATGCCTACCTGTCACAATTGACCTCGGACTCCTTGTTTTCATCCCAAAGTAGACCTGAGGCCTGTAGGAACCCCAGAACCTGTCCGGGGAGACCTGGGCACTGCTGGAATTGGTATCCAGGACACGAGGTGACGGGTGCAACGTCACCACCCGCTTGGCCAGACTGGAACGCATGTAAAGGGCATAGAAGAACCAGATGAGGCTGACCACGCAGAGGCCGATGGAGATGTTGATGAAGATTTTGCCAATGTccgctttcttcttcttctccttgcgGGGCAACGTAGGGgttttttcatcttttcttaGAAGAGGAGGGGCGGCATCTCCGGTCACCACCCTCTTTCGCTGCCTGCCCATCCTGCCCTTGTCAACCTGCGCAAGACACGAATATGTGGAGCTCGATCACATGGATCAAACAGCTTAATCCCTTATTTTGGGGTGGGGGTCTCTGCAAGAAATGCTTTTTATGTGCTCATAATGGGACAGTGACCAGTCTCAGACTAAGTCCAGCGTCTCAACTAAGTTGTGATACGCAGTTTTAATGAAACGCAAAAGCAAGCCCCTTTGTACGGTCAGTAGCTACTGTATACTTCACTTACAGAGCCCTCAATGGTCAGGCTGCTCCATTCATGGGAGATTTGGTGTCATTTTATTGTCCTGTCGAGTCACTGCGGTCTGCTGAATGCCTTTTCCATAATGTTCCTtccacaaaattaaaaacaaaagctgaTACGGCCTTGCAGTCCATTGCCCCCAAATTGTGGAATGCACTTCCTTTTAAGCTTGGAGCTGCACCTCCattagacatttttaaaaagcagtaaaaaacacatttgtttagaCAGGAATACCAGtaatactatccatccatccattttctgagccgcttctcctcactagggtcgcgggcgtgctggagcctatcccagctgtcatcgggcaggaggcggggtacacccagaactggttgccagccaatcgcagggcacatagaaacaaacaaccattcgcactcacagtcatgcctacgggcaatttagagtctccaattaatgcatgtttttgggatgtgggaggaaaccggagtgcccggagaaaacccacgcaggcacggggagaacatgcaaactccacacaggcggggacggggattgaaccccgcacctcagaaccgtgaggctgacgctctaaccagtcggccaccgtgccgccccagtaATACTagattttctttatttcattttatttattttgtgatgtttgatttgttttttttcatgtaaactgtaaaatgtttctatattttatatattgtacaggcggcacggtggacaactggttagcacatctgcctaacagttctgggaagcggagttcaaatcccagccccgcctgtgtggagtttgcatgttctccccgtacctgcgtgggttttctccgggtactacagtttcctcccacatcccaaaaacatgcatgctaggttgattgaagactctaaattgcccataggtgtgaatgtgagtgctaatggttgtttgtttctatgtgccctgcgattggctggcgaccagttcagggtgtacccgcctcttgctcgaagatagctgggataggctccagcacgcccgcggccctactgaggataagcagtaccgAAAATGGATATATTGTCGCTGTTGGCCGAAAAACACATCTCCAAAAGCAGGAAATCAAAAAACGCTATCTTGCTTGAACTGCTGTTGAATTATAATGAACAAGCAGTTAAAaatgaatgtatatacatttatttataatgtattacAACTATTAGGGACTTTTTGgcaattcaaaagcaatagtCATTTGTATTCTTTTCGTGAAAAGTGAagcgaaaaaagaaaacacatgaaCCACTTTTGGTCGCACACACACGTCGGTCTGCTAATGCAACGTTGCATCACGCCTCTTGCTAGACCTTCCTGGAAGCTAACATAATCTAGTACGCTCGGTAGTCACTAAATTTCGTTGTTAAATTAATCACAGACAATATGAAGGTATAGTGAGAGAATGTTCATTCAGGGAACGGTTACCTACCTGTCAAAATTTCTAGTTTCATGTATTCATTGTCCAACACTCGCTGAGTTCGTAACCAACAACCTACTTCCGCGTTTACGTCGCTTTTCGATGACGTGAGTTCAGGTGCTTGAATGTGACATCATCACATCGCTCGACACATCACGTGTATAAAAACTTTGCtgaattaatacaaatataaaatatgaaataggCTCAGTACACTCCTTAGTATTTATTATATCCCACAACGTTAATTGATGGAACCAATTAGTTCATGCTTTAACGATTGATTTAATTgactttgtatttaattttggcacacaaaaaaacataaaaaaataccctTCATACAAGTGTTGAGTCAtaagttacattttgattttcacaagaaaattaaaacatttgacaccagaggaaaataaccaaattttagattaaaattatactttataaaaaaataataataataaaaaataaaaactacaaattccatccatccattttctgagccgcttcttctcactagggtcacgggaaaCTACAAATTGTTATAGTAAATTGATCATTGCATTATATTTTTAAGATTAGTATGATTGTCAGAGGAATTCATAAAAACTGAATGGACCAATGatttatttgtaaattaaaTCTGACacgttatacagtatttatcaaGGGCGGACACCTTCTTTTTATCCACCTCCTTTGACCATTTCAGCTGACAGGGGACACTGGTGATGACTACTAGCAACAGATGTAAACACACCTCTTTACGTGTacgtgtaaaaaataaaaataaaatacggaAACAAATatgttgcctttttttaatgaacgaaatatgtttttatacatattCAAACTTTGGTCAACATGTAAAACAGACAGAAAGCAGTGAAGTGTCAATGTTGAACAAAACCATCTCAGGAACAATTGAACAAATTTGTCCATTTTTGGAAATCGTAAAGCAAAGCAAGAGGCGAAATACCCCAATACCAGGTCCACTTCCCCTCTTTTGGCAGCTGTGAGTTATTtttggaagagaaaaaaaaaaaaggtaaaaaagcTGAGACGAGAGGGGTGGATCAACCCAAGAAACAATGAACATTCTTACAATAAACAACAATAGCGGCGAATAAGATGAGGGGAACTGGCTTCACTTCCACCAAAGCTGCTTTGTGTGATGACGATGTCATCAGGGGGAGGAGCTTCAAACCACCAGCACGTCCAGATGAAATGTGGACACACAACGAGACCAGCCTGCCTCCTCCTGACGATCCTCTTCGTAGgtcgttttttaatttttaatcttGCCGCCGTCGCCTTCGCTTACCATACGCTTGCGCCCTCtattgggaacaaaaataaaataaaataataacacagACATGTCGGTGGAATGACACAGAGACATGACGGATAGTGGAACTTCAGAACCCATTCCGATTACATTCTGCAAAACAGTAAAGCTATGTCATCCGTGTCTGCCTAAAAAACTCCGCTAAGAACTTACAAAAACAGGTTGCTGTTTTTCAATGTAATCTCTGCCTGACAAAGAAAGTGAATGTAGAACCATTTCTTGTCGCAAAAtgtgccttaatttgttatatttttgtctttttgatgttcatgctctgaaaTATGAAGTTTCTCACTAGTTACACagtagtccccccccccccccccccccccaagtaattatttaaatgacaatttttttggcaAATTATTTTATAGTAGCAGACGTTTTACTCGACTGCAAAAAGACCTTGTTGTATTGCACTCTGTGTGTTGGCTCTGTACACAATCTCGTTCTTTTGCTAAATTACAAACTTCTGACCATACGCTCCTTAAAATGTTAGCGTTTATTCGGACTCGTTCCCCCCGCCGCTCGAGTCCCGAGGGTCCACTGCACAGTGTTAAAATAAAGATACTGAACCAACCTGGAGGGACAGGCGTCTCTTAGTTGCTTGGTGATGACAGACTCCTGGTAGCAGAGGTCCACAAACGTCTCCATGATCGTGTGGGCGTGCGGCACGTCGAGATTTATTTCGGGGAGCTCATCGTAGACCCGCTGGAAGCCCTGCAGATGGAAAAGTTGAAAACATACAAGTGTTACCAAATGGGTCAATAATAGTTATTATCGTCTTCCTACGGGACAACAGGCTGACCCTGTTCATCTGATCCACAGTTAGGTGGCCCGTTTTCCAGAGGGACTGCAGCAGCTTGATGATCATGGGGCTGGCCGCGTCCCCTTTGGACTCCAGCACCATCACAATAGCCTGAAAACATAACGCAAACGTTTGTGCTCAAGgctcacatttgatttttgaaacggacagatgggccaggtcattcttAATTATTCGTAACAAACGCCATCATAATTAACTACCCAATTACAATCCTTATGTTGACAGTGTTACTAATTCAAGTTCCTTAGTTCAATTTAGTAGTGTTCTGCTTTTTTTAGCCCCCCAATATCGGTATCTGGCCCAAAAATCCCACACATAGCTTTCCACCATTAAATTACATAAAGCGGTGCCTTGGGATACGAGCGACCCACcttacaaatattttgatacGAACGCTGCATTGTAGCACTAAACTcagttcaactcacttcacattaagtaacagttaaaaaacaaaaaaacaaaaagaggcttcaagctgtttaatgccacacccagttgaggtttactgtcaaacgatACATGgagcaaagagaattacacattgtgtatttaaaacaactgcaCAAGCAAAAGATAGATTATACAGAtcatatataaaaatactcataggcatataCAGTAGTCTTCGTTTGCGTCCACATGACTGTATTATGCTGTACTGCCacccggtggccaaggtgggcacagcACATTGAACTGATTGCAGCATTGAATCATGATGCATCAacttacattctatttaatttgtttttacaaagtacatTATTATAGAGTACTATTAATTATTTGATTGCtttatgtttttacaaagtacaataaCATACAGTACCATTTTCCCAGTATTTTCTGGTTTCATTTAAATAAGGCCATAACCAACTTTGCAATAATATTGCCTGCATTCTGAAATATTTCCATATCCTCCTCATTTAAATTCAGTGTTTTACAAATTAATATTGAGGAACAGCCAGTTACAAAATGATCGCTCCAGAATCTGGGGAGGCATgggcatttatttttatagacGCTCTGCCACACAATGTTCTTATTTATTTGGGATTGATCGGTTAGGAATTGTACTTGACAAATGAGAGTTTAGtccctgccaaaaaaaaaacaaacaaaaacgaacAGTCGTTGGCATGTAACTGAATGAAAGgatattttgtttcaatttttgttttgcacttgGCAGGCCGAAAGGGGAGATTTCCTGGTACACCGACACAATTTCATGAGATCCAATATTGGTtgcttgattattattatttttattttttagagcTAGACTATGCGGGTTGACATATAAATGTAATTTGTCAAAACCGAGTCATGGGTTTTGATACCTCGTAGACAAGCTCGTGGTGAAAGTGAGGGACCTCCAGTTCTCGCAGGCAGCGCTCGGCCTCCAACACATCTCCTGAGGTCAGGTACTCCTTCAGCAGAAGGTTCATCTGGAACAAGAATGCACACTTGGTCGCAGTTGAAGACTTTTAGGTTCGTGTGATGTTTCCACAAGAATTTGCAGCAATTTCTTTTGGCATTCTGCTGTGAATGCTTCCGGAGTAAAGGCACACATTTCTCCTGTTGAATGCTGTTTAAGGTACATGGAAGTGCAcgcatatttgtaaaatatttactgGGTTTATTTTAGTCATGAGAGCAACACCTGGTAAGAGTAATGGGTTGGTATGTCGATGACATTTTcatgcaaaaatgtgtttttgggtCACTGCATCGTCACATTGTATATTGACtatatataccgtaatttctcgtgtataatgtgcattcccccccccaaaaaaaaaattgtcaatagtgcacactatacataggtataagggcaaatggaaaaaacgttcacattttataaatgtattccgCCATCaggtggttatgaaaaagctgtacactttcattccaaaattccACCGCCAcccagtggttataaaaaatgtttagcctacactttcattcatatatgactgtcatatgtacatatatgactgcctatatgtacagttgtgctcataagtttacaaaccttggcagaatttgtgaaatattcttttgttttaaatacgactgaacaacaaccatcattaatttcttaatgggtatgttttgttgaatgataatgcttttctgaaatgcttgacagtttaatttgatatcccattaaaataaaagtaaatgtgtttcgcctagtccttcatgttttctttcaagaattgtacccatatTGCAAATTCTGCCGGGGTAATCAAAcaaatgagcacaactgtgtgttttctcatttactaaataaaagtagggctgtgaatttcaaaataagagcaagtaaataaaaagagtatTATCTgttcaaaaaaagtgcttaacttcagaataattctttgaaaaaaactaacaaaatacagataatacttcatgttttgatcatatggctagaagcaaaatcatgcattgtaaaaatgcattatacatgggtagaagggttttccagaatttttaggtcaactttggaggtgcgtattatacatgggtgcacactatacatgagaaattacagtaatcatAGCTCTGTAAACCCCTCATCAGGGGCTTTAATGGCGTATGACTTTATGTggtttgttgtaaatgtttgaCCTTGTTACGTGTCAGCTATGCCCTAGGTCAGAGGTCGCGAGCCACATGTGGCTCTTTTGAGGACTGCATGTAGCTCGCAGATCAATCTTAAAGGACAATTCTTAagacaataaataatgaataattaaaaaatataaaagagtcatgcattttttttaatccatccacTTTTTTACAGCAATGAGGGTGGTTGGAGCCAATGCCAGCTGTCCTTCCGGGTGCAGCCGAGTCAAACACTGaaacaattttaattgaataatgtGGTAGCCTACCCGGGTCATTGTGAGGTTACGTAAACTTCCCTCCTTTTAATGAAATAGTCAGGTAGCTTTTGACAAAGAAAATGGAGAAACGAAAGAGCTGAGGAGTACTGTACATTTCACCATGAATGGACAGAGGTATTCCCCTTTGTGGAGAGAGCAGGTTCGGCGGTGTGCCTAATATGCGATATTaaatcaaataatacaaaataattacagatcTAGAAATCCCTCATCAGGCCTTAAATATGAGATATGACTTGATGTTGTTTGCTTCACATCGTTTTTTTCACCTTGTCACTTGTAAACTTTGATTGAGGGGCACCCTATGCAAATTAAAGTTAGTCGCCACTAAAAATGAATAAACCTATAGCCCTACTATGTTGTTTAGAGGCaatatgatcaaaataatcCGTGAAAGAATTATTCTAAAGGGAGAACTATGATCTTTATGGAGAGTGATAGAACAagcaaagtgaaaaataaaacaaaacactccaGTCAATTCCAAGTCACGCAGATAGCGAAGTAAAGCGAGGTGTAAGGGTGCCAGAAGCCTGAGAGGTTTAAACAATGCTGCAGTGAGTGAGTGCAAACAGTCAAAGTGCTTTCCTTTGTACAAACCTCACACTCACTCTTGTGCAACCTACGCTCCAATTCATGCGACAACACCCAAATTAGCCGCACTGAAAACCCGGTCAAAAGACGGCCGTGGCTTtgcaggtgtgtgtttgtgtacccCACCCCCCCCGGATTGAAAAGGCACACATCCTGGTGGGGAAGGTATTCTGCTGACACGGCAACAAAGCAGAAGCCCCCACGCATTGTGTTTGTCTTGCAAAAAGTCCACACAAGACCGTGTCAGTCCGTAAACACACTCGAGTGTCTCCTAGGAAGTAGACACGTCGCAACAGGGTTGGCAAACCAGGCAAAAAAGGGGGCCCCGAAAGACGGCTAACATTGGTCCATATCtatgcgcccccccccccccccgccctccaCATTCACAATATGCCACccaccacacacagacacacacttttACGTAGCTttggcatgtactgtatatgaaatgcATTTTGATGTATGCGGGACGAATTAGTTGGTGCTTGTAGTGCAGACAGTGCGAGTGGATCTTAAAATTGAAGCCACAAAACCGCTCGTGTACACGGAGTTACTGGGCTGATCATACCTCTTTGATGAGATGTTTGACAGGTCGGAGGCCGCCGCCCACCCCCCACACATTGTCCAGACGCACCATGGCCCCCTTGATGGACAGCAGCACAGCAGCGCGGTCTAAAGCCACTCTGACCACAACCGAAAATGGGGTCGGCGTGAAAAACAGCACAAAGATGACCTGGTGCATTTCATTTTTCCTATATAGAAACTCCCACTGCATAATATGCAAGAAAACAGATGTTGTTCATATCACATAATAATTTCAGAAGGAATATAATGTTCACCTGGCATGGTCACAGTCCACTTTGCCTTTGTAACAGTCCAGGAAAGACATGGGAAGAACGTGATCGGCTATGGCTCTGGCTATGAACTGGCCCAACATCTGGCATAtgtaagaaaaaaatttaattcaaatgaCAATATAGCAGATGCacaggaagaagaaaataataatcagacATTCAGCAGATTTTTATAGGGGTATTGTACAGTTCATTAAACCTATGGAATATTTTAATGCAATTCGTCCTCacgtaaatattttttttattaggaaaaaaaaacatcgcctGTTTGCGTTAGTTAGGAATATGATACTTTTGACCTTTGTAAGTCGGTGGaattcaaaaataattatttgagacCAGATGCATTTTTGCACAGGATACATTTATTTGCATAATTACtacttttaaagaatttttCTTGTAGCGCAGGTAAGGGAACTCATTAGAAGAAGACTAAacccacatacacacataccgacTCGGTCTGAATATGAGCAAAGATTAACCTGAGATTTATCCTGTGGAAAACAGTTAGACGGTGAGAAAACTTCTATTTCTTCTACTActatttcttctttgtattttccggcACTCTTGATGCCCTGTGGCTCCACGCTGCCTCTCATAGGTCAGTCATAGCACTACACCATTACTTTATTTATAAACTAACACAAGGCTCAATTTACAGGGGCGTGTACCTGCGGAGCCTCAGGCGTGTCAAGTATGAGGTCAGGCAGGTCTTTGAGCATCCTGTCGAAGGCCCGCGCCATGTCGCTTTGTGTGAGCAGCTTGACGGACAGGTCGGACAGCAGGCGGGAGGTGAGCTCTCGGTGGCTGGCTTTGCCTTCCAGGGACAGGGAGACGGCCACCGAGGAGAACTCATACTTGTGCGGGCCCAAGTTGAGTTCCTTCAGCAGCATCTTTGGGAACATGAATCACTGTGTTGGCTATACATTTGGACACAAGATTAAGTACACCTGAAAGCGTTACATCTAGAGTTGGggcaatacaaatataatagaatatgtttatatgtttattattgtggttgcccgtatgcaagtgtacctaatgatgtgtccACCcagtgtacagtgaaccctgcaTATCCGCGGTTCAGCATACAGAAATATGTGTATTAACAGACaatttttttaaccctttttAATCTCGGctattcgctgtttttgtgctcaaaaGTGCCAACGCGATTTGACTGTATTCACtagcatttattattgtgtgtaaacACCAGAAGGTGAGTTTAATGATGTCATGTTAGTTTGTGCTAGCGTGTTAGTTAGGCTAGGATATCTAAATCgtaatagtagtagtatgtgcgtttgtgttgaataatttgcTGAATCCAGTCGTTTGTGTAACAGGGTCCATGACAGGAGCGTCacgaggttttttgtttttttttggctgggGGTCAGTGGGGTTTTATGGCCAGGATGTGAGTCAACATAGCAAGCAAGCACaaatttcacaaacagctagactgagaaattgcttttcaatgtttttggaCAAATTAAACATATAATATTGCTTAAAAGTTTTAGGCCACCATTAGATTTTTTGTGTTATGtcagtctgtttttgttttgttttttttttaaacacattgttacGCACATTTCCTTTATCCCTACATTGATAATAATTTCACAAATTACATATAAAGGGCGCATTCTGTGctggtgcaaaaaaggtttaTTGATCACGGAAATGATGCTATGACTAACCTGGACCTCTTTTGTGTCTCCATGTTCAAAGTATTCCTGGACGATTGGGTTGACCATTTTCCCCAGGTCCCTCTTGTCCACCTCCGGAACAACTTTTGCATAAACCGTGTCTCCCTTTAAACgacaaaaagatgcattattAAAACAGCACAATTGAACGAGACGCAACTATGCAAAACAATACTTATTCACATTCACGCCAGCCTCATTTTTCAATGCAGACTGTAATTTAGGCACCTGTCTCACGAATACTTTCGAAGGAGTATGAGGGTCAAaactagaaaagaaaaaaaataccaaattaaaataaaaaaaaaattaagatgaaATCACAGGATTTTAAAGCGTAATTATTAAAGTATAAAAACTagatgaaataaaaagagaataacttgagaaaatcttgaaatgtgcaatattatgagaatattgttaaaatatatatatatatatagatatagtaGATATATATGGTGTGTGTGTAGTAGTGTTGTTGTTGAGGTCTGTTGATAAGATTTCTcaaaagataaaaatgtataaataagaTTGGTAGAACGGCCTGTCTTTCATACAATGTCCTGTACTATCTGAACTCTTCCAAATTCAACCCTGACGTTTATCTTTACGACTTGGCGTCTTTCCAAAGACATGGTGACCTTGGTGTGTGTCAGGTGATCCCCTTGGTCAGCACACAGCCCATTTGTCAGTACCGATGTGTCCTAGTTTCCCAATTACACAGTACCGGTTCCAGTGTTCCAAAAACTGAGGCTGAAATTACTGTTatcaacttatttttttcccctcctttctttttttaacttc containing:
- the pdcd4a gene encoding programmed cell death protein 4a, with the protein product MATEVDARSSAQQADGTFPRNDKQEEAERPYADDDDELNEAQVNGNWTPQEKALHEARLKAKAKRRLRKSSSRNSTSDSLSESGETAGADPNSPKGKVPTNDRKSRTGKGRGLPKKGGAGGKGVWGAAGMVYEDEEPDLQDPNYDESAQGDTVYAKVVPEVDKRDLGKMVNPIVQEYFEHGDTKEVQMLLKELNLGPHKYEFSSVAVSLSLEGKASHRELTSRLLSDLSVKLLTQSDMARAFDRMLKDLPDLILDTPEAPQMLGQFIARAIADHVLPMSFLDCYKGKVDCDHARVALDRAAVLLSIKGAMVRLDNVWGVGGGLRPVKHLIKEMNLLLKEYLTSGDVLEAERCLRELEVPHFHHELVYEAIVMVLESKGDAASPMIIKLLQSLWKTGHLTVDQMNRGFQRVYDELPEINLDVPHAHTIMETFVDLCYQESVITKQLRDACPSRGRKRMVSEGDGGKIKN